A stretch of [Clostridium] scindens DNA encodes these proteins:
- a CDS encoding DNA-binding response regulator: MVEKMMILTSSYHFAEEIRTMVDWSSCGMEIVSVEYNGAIGLEQFAYFKPRIILLDSMVPIIGTDKFVEEMTKVCPDFLVILLDDLKTSISNIQNIYRVIDKSKVEPEELKQTVLDAVGSLNKNFDKTEEYDMEERFKTLQNLLGAGELTIARLQELRDNAGLLLTPQVSILLPRPVEPLDKPYSKNLLKSIWNILSENSGGEVFVMDDGVLCILINDIQSSSTERVYENLLFDLRRTLMNEYSMQWTFILSNPISLRKLEKEYGSYRELYDYGYFRSELQILKKEYIVTKSLVKKDKKSQSFYQMMVEAMTGGEDEELQAAFKMLYMDYLKKSMNMEELYLWRHALELFYHSLICLYGFQDSRELDASVFDQAYHTIEDEKEAFLREFMTLQALIQKSDKKINSLIFKIITILVEGYSGDLSLQSVAEEVNIATTYLSHLFKKEMQLTFSDYLTMIRIVAAKRMLYENRRKIHEIAIDVGFSDNRYFSRVFKKSTGISPSEYKALLEKHDEGGSGV; the protein is encoded by the coding sequence ATGGTCGAAAAAATGATGATTTTAACAAGCAGCTATCACTTCGCAGAAGAGATAAGAACGATGGTTGACTGGTCTTCCTGCGGTATGGAGATCGTGTCGGTAGAGTATAATGGGGCCATCGGCCTGGAGCAGTTTGCCTACTTCAAGCCACGGATCATACTTCTGGATTCGATGGTCCCCATTATTGGGACAGACAAGTTCGTGGAGGAGATGACGAAGGTATGCCCGGACTTCCTGGTCATTCTGCTGGATGATCTGAAAACTTCAATTTCCAATATACAAAATATATACAGGGTGATTGATAAGTCCAAGGTAGAGCCGGAGGAATTGAAGCAGACAGTTCTGGATGCAGTGGGATCTTTGAACAAGAATTTTGACAAGACAGAGGAATATGATATGGAAGAACGGTTCAAAACATTGCAGAATCTGCTGGGGGCAGGAGAACTTACGATTGCAAGGCTGCAGGAACTCAGAGATAACGCGGGGCTTCTGCTTACGCCGCAAGTCAGCATCCTGCTTCCAAGGCCGGTAGAGCCTTTGGATAAGCCCTATTCAAAAAACCTGCTTAAATCCATTTGGAATATTCTAAGCGAAAATAGTGGCGGAGAAGTGTTCGTGATGGATGACGGCGTGCTGTGCATCCTGATCAATGATATCCAGAGCTCGTCTACGGAGAGGGTGTATGAGAATCTGCTCTTTGACTTGAGAAGGACGCTGATGAATGAATACTCGATGCAGTGGACATTTATACTGAGCAACCCGATTTCCCTCAGGAAACTGGAAAAGGAATATGGATCCTACCGGGAACTGTACGATTATGGGTATTTCCGCAGCGAGCTTCAAATTCTGAAAAAGGAGTACATCGTGACGAAGAGCCTGGTAAAGAAGGATAAGAAAAGCCAGTCATTCTACCAGATGATGGTGGAGGCTATGACCGGCGGTGAGGATGAAGAACTGCAGGCGGCTTTCAAGATGCTTTATATGGACTATTTGAAGAAATCCATGAATATGGAGGAACTCTATCTCTGGCGCCATGCGCTGGAACTCTTCTATCACTCCCTGATATGCCTGTATGGATTTCAGGATTCCAGGGAACTTGACGCAAGCGTCTTTGATCAGGCATACCATACCATTGAAGATGAAAAAGAAGCGTTCTTAAGGGAATTCATGACGCTGCAGGCACTGATACAGAAGTCGGATAAGAAGATCAACAGCCTGATCTTTAAGATTATCACCATATTGGTGGAAGGGTATAGCGGCGACTTGTCGCTTCAGTCGGTGGCAGAAGAGGTCAATATTGCAACCACCTATCTGAGCCATCTGTTCAAGAAAGAGATGCAGCTGACCTTTAGTGATTATCTGACGATGATCCGTATCGTCGCGGCGAAAAGGATGCTGTATGAAAACAGGCGCAAGATTCATGAGATCGCCATTGATGTCGGCTTCTCCGACAACCGGTATTTCAGCAGAGTATTTAAAAAGAGCACAGGCATATCCCCATCGGAATACAAAGCATTGCTTGAGAAGCATGATGAAGGGGGAAGCGGCGTATGA
- a CDS encoding FGGY-family carbohydrate kinase — MEDLFLGIDAGTTKIKAVVFDSKGKELKVAHNLPHPNYSEDGLVTQNMESHWNIAAETIRTVVEASRQYGEVKAVGVTGQGDGLWLLDEDGKSVEDAILWIDGRASSYIEKWEKEKIINRSGRVVFNGSMLAFAAWMYDHRPKVMEKAKKAVFCKDWIKYCLTGNIVTDVTDLSDASLVEVNNPVYNQEHFDAFGIGAFKDLLPEIRKSDEIIGKVTKEAAKQTGLREGTAVVNGMIDIIASVVGNGVVKKHMGCSIVGTTLFNEILTDSLAYRQDPKYENVSVVCGINPNQWILSLGTMAGAPNLDWILKEFFTRDGVTVPFEELDALVGSVGPGAEGLIYHPYIGLGGERAPFIKPSACAQFFGLKTTHTKAHMLRAVYEGVALSMKDCYEHFPVRPDMVRLAGGGSNSEQWVQMFADNIDIPIEITCGTEIGARGVALLAAVAAGYFTDIQEAIQEMVKVKKAFYPVEKNVRIYQQNYEIYKDIYHSAWDIWDKRQQIWGNR; from the coding sequence ATGGAAGATTTATTTTTAGGAATTGACGCAGGCACGACGAAGATCAAAGCGGTCGTGTTTGATTCAAAAGGCAAAGAGTTGAAGGTGGCCCACAATCTCCCGCATCCCAATTATTCCGAAGATGGGCTGGTTACTCAGAATATGGAATCCCACTGGAATATCGCGGCGGAAACCATCCGGACAGTCGTGGAGGCAAGCAGGCAGTACGGAGAGGTCAAGGCAGTGGGCGTGACCGGACAAGGAGATGGACTGTGGCTCCTGGACGAAGATGGGAAATCCGTGGAAGACGCGATTCTGTGGATTGATGGGAGGGCCAGCTCCTATATCGAGAAATGGGAAAAAGAAAAGATCATCAATCGATCCGGAAGGGTCGTGTTCAATGGCTCCATGCTGGCATTTGCGGCGTGGATGTATGACCACAGGCCTAAGGTTATGGAAAAGGCCAAAAAAGCCGTATTTTGCAAAGACTGGATCAAATATTGCCTGACAGGAAATATCGTAACGGATGTCACGGATCTGTCGGACGCATCTTTGGTGGAAGTAAACAATCCGGTCTATAACCAGGAGCATTTTGATGCCTTTGGGATAGGCGCATTTAAAGATCTTCTGCCGGAGATCAGAAAAAGCGATGAGATCATCGGAAAGGTGACGAAGGAGGCAGCAAAGCAGACTGGACTTCGCGAAGGAACCGCGGTGGTCAACGGCATGATCGACATCATAGCCTCAGTGGTAGGAAATGGCGTGGTCAAGAAGCATATGGGCTGCTCCATTGTGGGGACTACGCTATTTAATGAAATATTGACGGATTCCCTTGCATACCGGCAGGATCCGAAGTATGAGAACGTGTCGGTCGTGTGCGGCATCAATCCAAACCAATGGATCTTGTCCCTCGGCACGATGGCAGGAGCGCCCAATCTGGACTGGATTCTCAAAGAGTTTTTTACAAGGGATGGCGTTACAGTGCCATTTGAGGAACTGGATGCTCTTGTGGGCTCCGTGGGTCCAGGCGCAGAAGGGCTGATCTATCATCCGTACATAGGGCTTGGAGGAGAGCGGGCCCCGTTCATCAAGCCATCTGCATGCGCGCAATTTTTCGGGCTTAAGACGACGCACACCAAGGCGCATATGCTTCGTGCAGTCTATGAAGGCGTTGCGCTCTCCATGAAGGACTGCTATGAGCACTTCCCAGTCAGGCCGGATATGGTAAGGCTGGCAGGCGGGGGAAGCAACAGCGAGCAATGGGTGCAGATGTTCGCGGATAATATCGACATTCCCATCGAGATTACCTGCGGAACGGAAATCGGAGCAAGAGGCGTTGCATTGCTGGCAGCCGTCGCAGCAGGATATTTTACCGATATCCAGGAAGCCATTCAGGAGATGGTAAAGGTGAAGAAGGCATTCTATCCGGTGGAGAAGAACGTCAGAATCTATCAGCAGAATTATGAAATTTATAAAGACATCTACCACAGTGCCTGGGATATATGGGATAAGCGCCAGCAAATATGGGGAAACAGATAG
- a CDS encoding 2-hydroxyacid dehydrogenase, protein MKLLVTSYMQEEYVEEFKKMFDEIKFVGMMQIDRILTEDELIQEIADADAIVVEFDPLTRKVLESAKKLKVIASVRGGAHANVDVAAATEFGIPILYVPGRNQDTVADFTIGMMVAISRGLAKGHHLIKNRIITDDKTYVENGFCATDINWVGSTPEKFAYLQYKGPTFSGKTMGLAGYGAIGRETAKRALAFGMKVIAFDPFVKQEDVKQDVTMVDLDTLMSTSDFVSIHLPVNDGTRGIISAEKLALMKKSAYLINNARAAVLDYDKLIDMLQKKEIQGAALDVYPIEPLPHDHPLLDLDNVVLTPHIAGCSLDPYDRSYTMLLEDLDRFFKNEEPKRIYNPDSLKK, encoded by the coding sequence ATGAAATTATTAGTTACATCCTACATGCAGGAAGAATATGTGGAAGAATTTAAGAAAATGTTTGATGAGATCAAATTCGTAGGAATGATGCAGATAGACAGAATCCTTACGGAAGACGAGCTGATTCAGGAAATTGCGGACGCAGATGCCATCGTTGTAGAATTTGATCCACTGACCAGAAAAGTATTAGAAAGCGCGAAAAAGTTAAAGGTCATTGCCTCTGTCAGAGGAGGCGCCCATGCCAACGTGGACGTTGCTGCCGCTACAGAGTTTGGCATCCCGATTCTGTATGTGCCGGGAAGAAATCAGGATACCGTAGCTGACTTTACCATCGGCATGATGGTGGCAATCAGCAGAGGACTGGCAAAAGGCCATCATCTGATTAAGAATCGGATCATCACCGATGACAAGACTTATGTGGAGAACGGATTCTGCGCTACCGATATTAACTGGGTGGGTTCTACGCCGGAGAAGTTTGCATATCTGCAGTATAAAGGGCCTACGTTCTCAGGAAAGACGATGGGTCTTGCGGGATATGGCGCGATCGGCAGGGAGACAGCCAAGCGTGCGCTGGCATTTGGCATGAAGGTCATTGCCTTTGATCCATTCGTAAAACAGGAAGATGTGAAGCAGGATGTGACGATGGTGGATCTGGATACCTTGATGAGTACTTCTGACTTCGTTTCCATTCATCTGCCGGTTAACGACGGAACCAGAGGAATCATATCCGCAGAGAAACTCGCGCTTATGAAGAAGAGCGCATATCTGATCAACAATGCACGCGCGGCTGTGCTGGATTATGACAAGCTGATTGATATGCTTCAGAAAAAAGAGATTCAGGGAGCAGCGCTGGATGTATATCCGATCGAGCCATTGCCGCACGATCATCCGCTTCTTGACCTGGACAATGTAGTACTTACGCCTCATATCGCAGGCTGCAGCCTGGATCCTTATGACAGGTCATACACGATGCTCCTTGAGGATCTGGACAGATTCTTTAAGAATGAGGAGCCTAAGCGGATCTATAACCCGGATTCTTTAAAGAAATAA
- a CDS encoding alpha-ketoacid dehydrogenase subunit beta yields MRKISMREAVNEALHTAFNSDENVFTIGEDIGTYGGQLRCSYDLLDNFGGSRVRDTPISEIAIVGAGIGAALIGKRPVVELSYMDFIGVCFDQILNQAAKIRYMYGGRVNIPLVIRTQCGAGLGNGAQHSQSLEAILAHVPGIRVVMPSNAYDAKGLLLHAIRDNNPVVFVEHKALYKRKCEVPEEPYEIDYCCDIKREGKDVTIVTYSAMVDVSLKAAEQLAEEGIEAEVVDIRTLEPLDTETIVNSVKKTRHAVVVHEACQKVGFGAEIIAQVQEHALEALESPILRVAAPNVPVPFAVDLEKSYVPKPEQVIEAVKKSLKK; encoded by the coding sequence ATGCGAAAAATATCTATGCGTGAAGCGGTAAATGAAGCGCTTCACACAGCATTTAACAGTGATGAGAATGTATTTACGATTGGCGAGGACATCGGCACGTATGGCGGACAGTTAAGATGCAGCTATGACCTGCTGGACAACTTCGGAGGATCCAGGGTAAGGGATACGCCAATCTCAGAGATTGCAATCGTAGGGGCAGGCATTGGCGCGGCCCTGATTGGAAAGCGGCCGGTAGTGGAATTGTCCTATATGGATTTTATCGGCGTATGTTTTGACCAGATTCTAAATCAGGCGGCAAAAATCCGCTATATGTACGGCGGACGCGTGAATATACCGCTGGTAATCCGTACCCAGTGCGGGGCAGGGCTAGGCAACGGCGCCCAGCATTCCCAGTCCCTGGAGGCGATCCTTGCACATGTTCCTGGAATCCGCGTGGTCATGCCATCCAATGCGTATGATGCGAAAGGCCTCCTTCTGCATGCGATCCGTGATAACAATCCAGTCGTGTTTGTGGAGCATAAGGCCTTGTACAAGCGCAAATGCGAGGTTCCGGAAGAGCCATACGAGATTGACTACTGCTGCGATATCAAGAGGGAAGGAAAGGATGTCACCATCGTTACTTACTCAGCTATGGTAGATGTCTCATTAAAGGCAGCAGAACAGCTTGCAGAGGAAGGAATCGAGGCGGAGGTAGTGGATATCCGCACGTTAGAGCCTCTGGATACAGAGACGATCGTAAATTCCGTTAAGAAGACGCGGCACGCCGTGGTCGTACACGAGGCTTGTCAAAAAGTCGGATTCGGAGCTGAGATCATCGCGCAGGTTCAGGAACATGCGCTGGAAGCGCTGGAGAGTCCGATCTTACGCGTGGCAGCCCCAAATGTACCGGTGCCATTTGCGGTGGATCTTGAAAAATCCTATGTGCCTAAGCCGGAACAAGTGATCGAAGCAGTAAAAAAATCATTGAAGAAATAA
- a CDS encoding biotin/lipoyl-containing protein, with protein sequence MLKEVIMPKIGLDMEEGTILTWLKQAGDSVEEGEALVEIETDKATTEVEAAVSGTLKEIVAEEGAVVEITKTIAWIETNE encoded by the coding sequence ATGTTAAAAGAAGTAATTATGCCAAAGATCGGGCTGGATATGGAAGAAGGGACGATTCTTACCTGGCTTAAGCAGGCAGGAGATTCTGTAGAAGAAGGAGAAGCCCTGGTAGAGATCGAGACAGATAAGGCGACTACGGAAGTAGAGGCGGCCGTAAGCGGAACATTAAAAGAAATCGTGGCAGAGGAGGGGGCTGTAGTAGAGATTACCAAGACTATAGCCTGGATTGAGACAAATGAGTAG
- a CDS encoding dihydrolipoamide acetyltransferase family protein, producing the protein MSSENDKDVKLTGLQKAMARKMIASWTDVPQFQLESEVNCEAMMAFRKKQDYKLSYTAILAKAAADTLAEFPRLNSSWAGDHIVEHEDINIGIAVDTKRGLLVPVISNADRKSLEEIMEELNAMKEKSSRGNFTMEEMQGGTFTISNLGMYRVNSFGSIVNAPEAGILAVGKMQKTVAVGEDNDINVVYMMHPTLTVDHRVTDGTTGAKFLTALVERLEHPDENF; encoded by the coding sequence ATGAGTAGCGAGAATGATAAAGACGTAAAATTGACTGGCCTGCAGAAAGCCATGGCAAGGAAGATGATCGCCAGCTGGACGGATGTTCCGCAGTTCCAGCTGGAATCGGAAGTCAATTGCGAAGCAATGATGGCTTTTCGCAAGAAGCAGGACTACAAGCTGTCTTATACGGCGATTCTGGCCAAAGCAGCAGCGGATACCCTGGCAGAATTCCCCAGGCTTAATTCCTCCTGGGCAGGAGATCACATTGTAGAACATGAAGACATCAATATCGGGATTGCAGTAGATACGAAACGTGGTCTTCTGGTGCCTGTAATATCCAACGCGGACAGGAAATCTCTGGAAGAAATCATGGAAGAACTGAATGCGATGAAGGAAAAATCTTCCAGAGGAAACTTTACGATGGAAGAGATGCAGGGAGGCACATTTACGATCAGCAATCTGGGAATGTACCGGGTAAACTCGTTTGGATCTATCGTAAATGCTCCGGAAGCAGGTATTCTGGCAGTAGGAAAAATGCAGAAAACAGTGGCTGTGGGAGAGGATAATGATATTAATGTTGTATACATGATGCATCCGACATTGACCGTAGACCACAGAGTCACAGACGGAACGACAGGGGCAAAATTCTTGACGGCATTGGTAGAAAGATTGGAACATCCGGATGAAAACTTCTAA